CGCCCAAGACCTTGAGCGATGCCCAGGCCGCCGCCCTGCCGCTCACCGCCATCACCGCCTGGGAGCTGCTGTTCGAGCGCCTGCAGGTGCAAGCCAGACCCGAGCGGCCGGTGAGCCTGCTGGTGACGGGTGCGGGCGGCGGCGTGGGTTCCATCCTGGTGCAGCTGGCACGCCGGCTGGCGCCGCAGCTGACCGTGATCGCCACGGCCTCGCGGCCCGAGTCGGCGGCCTGGCTGCGCGAGCTGGGCGCGCACCATGTGATCGACCACACGCAGGCCCTCGCTCCGCAGATTGCAGCGCTGGGCGCGCCCTCGCTACGTTATGCCGCCAGCCTGACGCACACGCCGCTGCATTTCAACGACATCGTCGCCGCGCTGGAGCCGCAGGGCCGCATCGGCATGATCGACGACTTCGCGCCCGATGCGCTGAACGTGATGGCGCTGAAGGGCAAGAGCCTGTCGCTGCACTGGGAGATGATGTTTGTGCGCCCCTTGCATGCCACGCACGACCTCGCTGAGGTTGGCCAGCTGCTGGCCGAGGTGGCGCGCCTGGCCGATGCCGGCGCGCTGCGCAGCACCCTCA
This portion of the Paucibacter sediminis genome encodes:
- a CDS encoding zinc-binding alcohol dehydrogenase family protein, which translates into the protein MKAVGYYQNLPLQAAESLLDLDLPAPTPGPRDLLVEVSAIAVNPVDVKVRMSRPAPDAGSPVLLGWDAVGVVRAIGAEVSGFAPGDRVWYAGEINRPGSYAQLQCVDHRIAALAPKTLSDAQAAALPLTAITAWELLFERLQVQARPERPVSLLVTGAGGGVGSILVQLARRLAPQLTVIATASRPESAAWLRELGAHHVIDHTQALAPQIAALGAPSLRYAASLTHTPLHFNDIVAALEPQGRIGMIDDFAPDALNVMALKGKSLSLHWEMMFVRPLHATHDLAEVGQLLAEVARLADAGALRSTLSEVLGPINAATLKRAHALLEGQHTRGKLVLQGF